In the genome of Cryptomeria japonica chromosome 8, Sugi_1.0, whole genome shotgun sequence, one region contains:
- the LOC131067084 gene encoding uncharacterized protein LOC131067084 → MQRKGDLEESPRARTNVFEMLRQLCWKGSGAVALGWGFYVLFLVLSTHPCWESSDCWAALFIGSQGATKFAATQTIRSSGKTSSGSATGLEHIVFGIAASADKWKWRKEYIDLWWKQGKNRGFVWLDRETSEPWPVNSPPFKISEDTSRFKFTHPNGYRSAIRISRIVSETFRLGLPDVRWFVMGDDDTVFFTENLVKVLGKYDHNQYYYIGSNSECAEQNMVHSFSMAYGGGGFAISYPLAKALARIQDECLDRYSSLYGSDQRVHACLAELGVPLTKEPGFHQVDLHGKLLGILAAHPLTPLVSLHHLDVVAPLFPNMSRVEALQHLMKAVKADPDRVVQQSMCYDRRRNWTLSVSWGYSVQIYGRIMLPRLLEYPLETFKFWMGWARFPFVFNTRPLSQDPCQNPSVLYMETMNDSGSPEIFSSYTRQAEVGEKSCNATVNNPEEIKRVRIVSHKIIVDWRQAPRRQCCDLVSSGKSDIEISIRNCREGESMSPP, encoded by the exons ATGCAGAGGAAAGGAGATCTGGAGGAAAGCCCGAGGGCGAGAACAAATGTGTTTGAAATGTTGAGGCAATTGTGCTGGAAGGGCAGTGGAGCGGTAGCGCTTGGCTGGGGTTTCTATGTGCTTTTTCTGGTGCTTTCTACTCATCCCTGTTGGGAGTCTTCAGATTGCTGGGCGGCGCTCTTCATTGGCAGCCAGGGAGCCACAAAATTTGCTGCAACACAGACAATAAGGTCGTCTGGAAAGACTTCGAGTGGAAGTGCTACTGGTTTGGAGCATATTGTGTTCGGCATCGCGGCTTCTGCTGATAAATGGAAGTGGCGGAAAGAGTATATTGATTTGTGGTGGAAACAGGGGAAAAACAGGGGATTTGTGTGGCTCGACCGCGAGACCTCTGAGCCGTGGCCGGTAAATTCTCCTCCGTTTAAAATCTCGGAGGACACTTCGCGCTTTAAGTTTACTCACCCTAATGGATACCGTTCTGCTATTCGGATTTCGCGAATTGTGTCAGAGACATTCCGATTGGGGTTGCCGGATGTCCGGTGGTTCGTCATGGGAGATGATGATACGGTGTTCTTTACGGAGAATCTTGTCAAGGTTTTAGGTAAATATGATCATAATCAGTATTATTATATTGGCAGCAATTCCGAGTGCGCAGAGCAGAATATGGTGCATTCTTTCAGCATGGCGTATGGTGGAGGAGGATTTGCGATAAGTTATCCGCTGGCGAAAGCTCTGGCCAGAATTCAAGATGAGTGCCTGGACAGATATTCGTCATTGTACGGCAGCGATCAGCGGGTGCACGCCTGTTTGGCAGAGCTCGGGGTGCCTCTCACGAAAGAGCCCGGTTTTCACCAG GTGGATCTGCACGGCAAATTGTTGGGTATTTTGGCGGCGCATCCTTTAACACCGTTAGTTTCCCTCCACCATCTGGATGTGGTGGCGCCGCTGTTCCCAAACATGAGCCGGGTGGAGGCGCTGCAGCATCTGATGAAGGCTGTGAAGGCCGATCCGGATCGTGTTGTGCAGCAGAGCATGTGTTATGACAGAAGAAGGAACTGGACATTGTCTGTCTCTTGGGGATACAGTGTGCAGATATACGGCCGTATAATGCTCCCGCGCCTTCTGGAATATCCgctggaaaccttcaagttttggaTGGGTTGGGCGCGCTTCCCCTTTGTGTTTAACACCCGCCCATTGTCGCAAGACCCATGCCAAAATCCCAGTGTTTTGTATATGGAGACCATGAATGATTCCGGTTCCCCAGAAATTTTTAGCAGCTATACTAGGCAGGCAGAGGTAGGAGAGAAGAGTTGTAACGCCACTGTTAATAATCCCGAAGAGATAAAGAGGGTTAGAATTGTGTCCCACaaaataattgttgattggagACAG GCTCCGAGGAGGCAGTGCTGTGACCTGGTTTCCTCTGGAAAATCTGACATTGAAATTAGTATCAGAAATTGTAGGGAGGGAGAATCAATGTCTCCCCCTTAA